The following are from one region of the Streptomyces decoyicus genome:
- a CDS encoding L,D-transpeptidase, whose translation MEQLVTTPDNLAPARSRTPHQLLPSVEQPAPGAPRRNRRMRRTLAVTALFAAGALTLSACGGDASAGGNDDGKNGQAGADAAAAKNASDVKIKVSSDDGATNASINDTGVKATGGKLTEVKLTEADSGKDVAGAISSDGTSWKPGVQLERGTKYKIVAKGKDAKGRAVTENASFTTVSQANSFIGSYTPDNGKTVGVGMPVSFNFDKAITNKKDVQSHITVTSSSGQKVVGHWFGTQRLDFRPEDYWKAGSKVTMKIDLEGVKGGQGITGVQSKTVSFTIGRSQVSTVDMNTQHMTVKRDGKTLKDVPISGGSPENPTYNGQMVISEKFEQTRMDGSTVGFKKKDGKGEYDIPDVPHAMRLSASGTFLHGNYWGSPSIFGQAGTSHGCVGLRDNKGGGGDTPGKWFFNESLIGDVVIVQNSKDETVKPDNGLNGWNLSWSEWQAGSAV comes from the coding sequence CGCACCCCGCACCAGCTGCTCCCCTCGGTCGAGCAGCCGGCGCCGGGCGCGCCGCGCCGTAACCGGCGGATGCGCCGCACGCTCGCCGTGACGGCGCTGTTCGCCGCGGGCGCGCTGACCCTGTCCGCCTGTGGCGGGGACGCCTCGGCCGGCGGCAACGACGACGGCAAGAACGGCCAGGCCGGCGCGGACGCCGCGGCCGCCAAGAACGCCTCGGACGTCAAGATCAAGGTCTCGTCGGACGACGGCGCCACCAACGCCAGCATCAACGACACCGGCGTGAAGGCCACCGGCGGCAAGCTGACCGAGGTGAAGCTCACCGAGGCCGACTCCGGCAAGGACGTGGCCGGTGCCATATCGTCCGACGGCACGTCCTGGAAGCCCGGCGTCCAGCTGGAGCGCGGCACCAAGTACAAGATCGTGGCGAAGGGCAAGGACGCCAAGGGCCGGGCCGTCACCGAGAACGCCTCCTTCACGACGGTCTCGCAGGCCAACAGCTTCATCGGCAGCTACACCCCCGACAACGGCAAGACCGTCGGCGTCGGCATGCCGGTGTCCTTCAACTTCGACAAGGCGATCACCAACAAGAAGGACGTCCAGTCCCACATCACGGTGACCTCCAGCAGCGGCCAGAAGGTCGTCGGCCACTGGTTCGGCACCCAGCGCCTGGACTTCCGTCCCGAGGACTACTGGAAGGCCGGCTCCAAGGTCACCATGAAGATCGACCTGGAGGGGGTGAAGGGCGGCCAGGGCATCACCGGCGTGCAGTCCAAGACGGTCTCCTTCACCATCGGGCGCTCGCAGGTCTCCACGGTCGACATGAACACCCAGCACATGACGGTCAAGCGGGACGGCAAGACCCTCAAGGACGTCCCGATCTCCGGCGGCAGCCCCGAGAACCCCACCTACAACGGCCAGATGGTGATCTCGGAGAAGTTCGAGCAGACCCGCATGGACGGCTCGACCGTCGGCTTCAAGAAGAAGGACGGCAAGGGCGAGTACGACATCCCTGACGTCCCGCACGCCATGCGGCTGTCGGCCTCCGGCACCTTCCTCCACGGCAACTACTGGGGCTCCCCGTCCATCTTCGGCCAGGCCGGCACCAGCCACGGCTGTGTCGGCCTGCGGGACAACAAGGGCGGCGGGGGCGACACCCCGGGCAAGTGGTTCTTCAACGAGTCGCTGATCGGCGATGTCGTCATCGTGCAGAACTCGAAGGACGAGACCGTCAAGCCGGACAACGGCCTCAACGGCTGGAACCTGTCCTGGTCCGAGTGGCAGGCGGGCAGCGCGGTCTGA